One Thermofilum pendens Hrk 5 DNA segment encodes these proteins:
- a CDS encoding 50S ribosomal protein L2, translating to MGKRLLVQRRGRGGSVFRNPGWKRLGPARYPPYNPEEFKNKVLVGVVKDLLHEPGRGAPLALVEFEDGTKMYMIPPEGLAVGQKIYYGAKAPAVLGSIVEIGNVPEGTIVSNIEIRPGDGGKLARSSGAYALVLAHSNGKTLIQLPSKKVKEVSSEARATIGMVAAGGRIEKPMLKAGKMWHWSRAKSFKYPTVRGKAMSAYAHPAGGGHHPKGLTPAPRNAPPGRKVGHIAPRRTGRKKGASRTPTQ from the coding sequence ATGGGTAAGAGGTTGCTCGTACAGAGGAGGGGGCGCGGAGGAAGTGTATTTAGGAATCCCGGCTGGAAACGCCTCGGGCCGGCCAGGTATCCGCCTTACAATCCCGAAGAGTTCAAGAACAAGGTGCTTGTCGGCGTTGTCAAAGACTTGCTCCACGAGCCGGGCCGCGGAGCCCCTCTTGCACTGGTGGAGTTCGAGGATGGCACAAAGATGTACATGATACCTCCTGAGGGGCTAGCGGTAGGGCAAAAGATCTACTATGGAGCAAAGGCTCCGGCAGTCCTTGGAAGCATAGTTGAGATAGGTAACGTGCCGGAGGGAACGATAGTTTCGAATATTGAGATAAGGCCCGGGGACGGCGGGAAGCTGGCTAGGAGTAGCGGAGCCTATGCGCTTGTACTTGCGCACTCGAACGGCAAAACGCTTATACAGCTTCCATCTAAGAAGGTTAAGGAGGTATCCAGTGAGGCGAGAGCGACGATAGGCATGGTGGCCGCCGGTGGAAGGATAGAGAAACCTATGCTTAAGGCGGGCAAGATGTGGCATTGGTCTAGGGCTAAGTCGTTCAAGTACCCAACAGTTAGAGGAAAAGCTATGTCTGCCTACGCCCACCCGGCAGGAGGAGGTCATCACCCCAAGGGCTTAACGCCAGCTCCTAGGAACGCGCCGCCCGGCAGGAAGGTCGGTCACATCGCGCCCAGAAGGACTGGAAGAAAGAAAGGAGCCTCCAGGACTCCGACCCAGTAG
- a CDS encoding CDP-alcohol phosphatidyltransferase family protein: MALLAWTGSLPSFLAVFTLASLMDVLDGYVARKTGRVSAFGAFLDSTLDRVSDTLTSFALMLVGVASAYETIFLVLGEYLVSYTRARAESLGVKMAGIGIAERAERLLLKFSVFFAILIGASIVARAVLWVLILVTYITVLQRVAHAYRSLTRATRRE, from the coding sequence GTGGCGCTACTCGCATGGACAGGTTCGCTCCCGTCGTTCCTGGCCGTCTTCACCCTCGCCTCTTTAATGGACGTCTTAGACGGCTACGTAGCCAGGAAAACCGGTAGGGTGAGCGCGTTCGGAGCGTTCCTAGACTCTACACTCGATAGGGTGAGCGACACTCTAACCTCCTTCGCCCTCATGCTTGTAGGGGTTGCCAGCGCCTACGAGACGATTTTCCTGGTACTGGGCGAGTACCTTGTGAGCTACACGAGGGCTAGAGCCGAGTCGCTGGGGGTAAAAATGGCCGGTATAGGGATAGCCGAGAGGGCTGAAAGGCTTCTGTTGAAATTCTCAGTTTTCTTCGCCATTCTGATAGGTGCGAGCATTGTCGCCCGAGCTGTGCTCTGGGTACTTATACTTGTTACCTACATTACTGTGCTCCAAAGAGTGGCGCACGCCTACCGCTCCCTTACTCGCGCGACGAGGCGTGAGTGA
- a CDS encoding NAD(P)/FAD-dependent oxidoreductase: MSGKTIVVVGGGFGGFYALKTLSGLGLTERNRVVLVDKSRRFVYLPSLPYLISGKKTVEDLTEPLEEIAKRLGAEFLLGEVTRVSLQEKTIELSNGEKLRYDYLVLAAGATTEYYGIPGAHQALPAWRLEDYERIVRELGKCGSGCRVCIAGGGLTGVEVAGEVAEKYEGKSEVVVVEKMQMLMPTLNSQRASKIIEEFLSSKGVRIIKGNGVSSVSEKNLNLEDGTSIQCDIVVWTVGVRPPDIRFDVDVPVKGRGWICVKPTLQVMSRDDVYAIGDINHFAVDSDYAMKMAEEAILQGKTAAKNIALQISGETPRYTHKPIFLASKPKSLVSVGYGRALMIWENKILFGRAPYISKMLIESIVMRDVKGKVGGGIATSLESKILRTISG; this comes from the coding sequence GTGAGTGGTAAAACTATAGTCGTCGTAGGCGGAGGCTTCGGAGGCTTCTACGCCCTCAAGACCCTTTCAGGGCTAGGCCTGACGGAGAGAAACAGAGTAGTGCTGGTGGATAAGAGCAGACGCTTCGTCTACTTGCCGTCTCTACCTTACCTTATTTCCGGGAAGAAAACAGTGGAGGATCTCACGGAGCCCCTTGAGGAGATAGCGAAAAGGCTGGGCGCAGAGTTCTTGTTAGGAGAAGTCACAAGGGTTAGCCTCCAGGAGAAAACGATCGAGCTTAGCAACGGGGAAAAATTGAGGTACGACTACTTGGTGCTAGCGGCAGGTGCTACTACAGAGTACTACGGCATACCCGGTGCCCACCAGGCTCTTCCGGCGTGGAGGCTCGAGGACTACGAGAGAATAGTGAGGGAGCTCGGCAAGTGCGGTAGCGGTTGCAGAGTATGCATCGCCGGGGGCGGGCTGACCGGCGTAGAAGTTGCGGGCGAAGTTGCCGAGAAGTACGAAGGGAAGAGTGAGGTGGTCGTTGTAGAGAAGATGCAGATGCTAATGCCTACCCTAAACTCTCAACGGGCATCAAAGATAATAGAGGAATTCCTCTCGAGCAAAGGGGTCAGGATAATCAAGGGTAACGGTGTCTCAAGTGTTTCGGAGAAAAACCTGAACCTTGAGGACGGTACAAGCATTCAGTGCGACATCGTAGTCTGGACTGTGGGTGTGAGACCCCCAGACATAAGGTTCGACGTAGATGTGCCCGTGAAGGGTAGAGGGTGGATCTGCGTCAAGCCAACGTTGCAAGTGATGAGCAGGGACGACGTCTACGCTATCGGCGATATAAACCATTTCGCCGTGGATTCCGACTACGCTATGAAGATGGCCGAAGAAGCTATCCTTCAAGGCAAAACAGCCGCGAAGAACATAGCGCTACAGATCAGCGGCGAGACCCCACGCTACACGCATAAGCCCATATTCCTTGCTTCAAAGCCGAAAAGCCTCGTGTCCGTCGGTTACGGAAGGGCGTTGATGATCTGGGAAAACAAGATCCTCTTCGGAAGAGCACCCTATATAAGCAAGATGCTCATAGAAAGCATCGTTATGAGAGACGTGAAGGGGAAAGTCGGCGGTGGGATAGCAACGTCGCTCGAAAGCAAGATTCTTAGAACAATCTCCGGGTAA
- a CDS encoding DUF434 domain-containing protein — MKGSEATAGYTRITLNSDFICEAAKDFFYLVNRGYSRKQSLELVTARYGLSKVEKLALYRSIFPREVAASRRKRLAELESLGTGLLVVDAFNQVGTVSSALLGDVLVVGNDGIVRDLAAGYRRISFSPLYVSALYVLLSYLSRLGVERAVFVFDSQVSFSARFAGILKSFASLLGHECWSIISPNADNTVIQLSEWEGAAVATSDSVILEKTKAPVVDVAKNIVSRVSLETVVDLGECLDDEVE; from the coding sequence ATGAAAGGCTCCGAAGCCACCGCCGGGTACACGAGGATAACCCTGAACAGCGACTTCATCTGCGAAGCCGCCAAAGACTTCTTCTACCTGGTGAATAGAGGGTACAGCAGGAAGCAGTCCCTGGAACTCGTAACCGCGAGGTACGGCCTATCCAAGGTAGAGAAACTGGCCCTTTACAGGTCCATCTTCCCAAGAGAGGTCGCGGCATCGAGGAGGAAACGCTTAGCCGAACTTGAATCCCTCGGCACCGGTCTTCTCGTCGTTGACGCGTTCAACCAAGTGGGGACTGTTTCCTCAGCTCTCCTAGGAGATGTCCTCGTCGTTGGGAATGACGGCATAGTAAGAGACCTCGCCGCCGGCTACAGGAGGATAAGCTTCTCCCCCCTCTACGTCTCCGCCCTCTATGTGCTTCTCTCCTACCTCTCGCGCCTCGGCGTAGAGAGGGCGGTCTTCGTCTTCGACTCACAGGTAAGCTTCAGCGCTAGGTTCGCCGGTATACTGAAGAGCTTCGCTTCTCTCCTGGGGCACGAGTGCTGGAGCATTATTTCTCCCAACGCGGACAACACGGTGATCCAGCTGTCGGAGTGGGAGGGGGCAGCCGTAGCGACCAGCGACTCTGTAATCCTGGAGAAGACAAAAGCACCGGTAGTAGATGTAGCAAAGAATATAGTCTCGCGCGTCTCACTAGAGACAGTAGTAGACCTGGGTGAATGCCTCGATGATGAGGTTGAATAG
- a CDS encoding SAM hydrolase/SAM-dependent halogenase family protein, with protein sequence MDSARIIAFLSDFGTRDYYVGAVKAVVHSLCPQSTVVDVTHEVEPWSVEDACYILRCCYDDFPSRTVFLVVVDPGVGTSRKAIILEHKGYLFVGPDNGLLPCAVGNKEFKAWEILRVPGARRKTSHTFHGRDVFAPVAAFLSCGGRPEEIGREYADPVLMDIEETILEEGWVKARVIHVDRFGNVALGVRPEKFFREYGPTRIRVAFDDHEVDVPFVRTFGDAPRGSLVALVNSCGYLELAVNMGNASEVLGLKPGRIVKIKF encoded by the coding sequence GTGGACAGCGCACGAATAATAGCATTTCTCTCGGACTTTGGGACTAGGGACTACTACGTTGGAGCCGTGAAAGCTGTGGTGCACTCTCTTTGCCCTCAAAGCACCGTAGTAGACGTGACTCACGAAGTCGAACCCTGGTCGGTCGAAGACGCTTGCTACATCCTTAGGTGTTGCTACGACGATTTCCCGAGCAGAACAGTCTTCCTGGTAGTCGTGGACCCAGGCGTAGGTACATCGAGGAAAGCCATCATCCTCGAGCACAAGGGCTACCTCTTCGTAGGCCCCGATAACGGGCTTCTACCCTGCGCCGTTGGAAACAAGGAGTTTAAAGCCTGGGAAATCCTACGCGTACCAGGAGCCCGAAGAAAGACGTCGCACACTTTCCATGGAAGAGACGTTTTTGCCCCGGTAGCCGCATTTCTATCGTGCGGCGGGAGGCCCGAAGAGATCGGTCGAGAGTACGCGGACCCCGTTTTAATGGATATCGAGGAGACTATCCTCGAGGAAGGCTGGGTGAAGGCAAGAGTCATTCACGTCGACAGGTTCGGGAATGTCGCGCTCGGCGTTAGGCCCGAGAAATTCTTCCGGGAGTACGGTCCTACGAGAATCAGAGTAGCCTTCGATGATCACGAGGTAGACGTACCCTTCGTTCGCACTTTTGGGGACGCGCCTCGCGGGTCGCTGGTAGCGCTCGTGAACAGTTGCGGGTACCTCGAGCTGGCTGTCAACATGGGAAATGCTTCCGAGGTGCTCGGGTTGAAGCCTGGAAGAATCGTGAAGATAAAGTTCTAG
- a CDS encoding 50S ribosomal protein L1: MSSQTLVAAGSLEEAIKEALVSSPKKRRFTQSVEMIVTLRDVDVKKPENRLNTVVALPHPAPGKLAKVAVIASGDTALKAKEAGADIVVDKDELQKIGNDKKAAKKLAKRYDFFLAQPDLMPLVGRVLGKYLGPRGKMPQPIPPNVALDALIERFRRSVRIRMKDEPQIACRIGVETQPVEHLAENARAVLAEILKKFPPPNIDRIYFKLTMGRPVKVSREVVRK; encoded by the coding sequence ATGAGCTCACAAACCCTGGTAGCCGCTGGGAGCCTAGAAGAGGCGATAAAGGAGGCCCTAGTCTCGTCACCCAAGAAGAGGCGTTTCACGCAGAGCGTCGAGATGATAGTTACACTCAGGGACGTAGACGTTAAAAAGCCGGAGAACAGGCTGAACACTGTCGTGGCTCTGCCGCACCCGGCTCCTGGAAAACTGGCAAAGGTAGCCGTAATTGCAAGCGGGGATACCGCGCTGAAAGCTAAGGAGGCAGGCGCGGATATCGTAGTAGACAAGGATGAGTTGCAGAAGATAGGGAACGACAAGAAAGCGGCGAAAAAGCTGGCCAAAAGGTACGACTTCTTCCTCGCACAACCAGACCTCATGCCGCTTGTAGGAAGAGTTCTAGGTAAGTACCTGGGTCCCCGCGGTAAAATGCCTCAACCGATCCCTCCGAACGTAGCGCTAGACGCGCTGATAGAGAGATTCAGGAGGTCTGTGAGGATTAGAATGAAGGACGAACCCCAAATAGCCTGCAGGATCGGGGTGGAAACACAGCCTGTCGAACATTTAGCTGAGAACGCGCGCGCAGTTCTGGCGGAGATCTTGAAGAAGTTCCCTCCGCCGAACATAGACAGGATATACTTCAAGCTGACGATGGGTAGACCGGTGAAGGTCAGCAGAGAGGTGGTTAGGAAGTGA
- a CDS encoding nascent polypeptide-associated complex protein, whose translation MMRLNREQRRMLERMGLVFKPIEGVQEVQIKLAGKTIIIRSPEVQVLEIKGGGKIYYVTGVEEEVPGEQQPQQLEISQEDIDLVVLRTGASPEEAKRALIESGGDIAKAILSLSQRKR comes from the coding sequence ATGATGAGGTTGAATAGGGAGCAGAGGAGAATGCTTGAAAGGATGGGCTTGGTTTTTAAGCCTATAGAAGGTGTTCAAGAAGTGCAGATAAAGCTTGCCGGGAAAACAATCATCATAAGATCACCCGAAGTACAGGTTCTCGAGATTAAGGGTGGAGGAAAAATCTACTACGTGACGGGTGTAGAGGAGGAGGTCCCGGGAGAACAGCAACCTCAGCAACTCGAGATCTCGCAGGAGGACATAGATCTCGTCGTTCTCCGGACGGGGGCTTCCCCGGAAGAGGCCAAGAGAGCCCTCATAGAGTCTGGGGGAGACATTGCTAAGGCGATTCTCTCGCTGTCTCAGAGGAAGCGGTGA
- a CDS encoding 50S ribosomal protein L10: protein MSLQAVSVKSSPARARKAKLLEELSGYLKQYRYYMVASITGLPASVVKTSRSLLRSDGSLMKVVKNTIFLLALKNTGKYVEGIEEHLRGQNAVIFTNKNPFEILFFLDKQKIMREARAGDIATSEIVLPAGNTGIPPGPMISNFNKLGIPTRVQEGSIWIAKDTVVAKPGDVISPELAELLSKLGLKPIESKLQIKTIYLDGKVVSPKDVELDVSLWKNRLVSAHTEAYNLAFNAALPLPQVLPQLIAKAHIEALALASNAAYPAREALPQILAKAEAQAKALYERLKAVKPEL from the coding sequence GTGAGCCTACAGGCAGTTAGCGTTAAGAGTAGCCCCGCACGAGCAAGGAAGGCTAAACTCCTCGAAGAGCTTTCAGGGTACCTAAAGCAGTACCGCTACTACATGGTAGCTTCTATCACGGGGTTGCCAGCATCCGTGGTGAAGACCTCGAGGAGCCTACTAAGAAGTGACGGATCCCTGATGAAGGTCGTGAAGAACACTATATTCCTGCTGGCACTCAAGAACACCGGGAAGTACGTCGAAGGCATAGAGGAGCATCTCCGCGGCCAGAACGCCGTAATCTTCACGAACAAGAACCCCTTCGAGATACTCTTCTTTCTGGACAAGCAGAAAATCATGCGGGAGGCAAGGGCGGGGGACATCGCGACCAGCGAGATAGTGTTGCCAGCCGGTAACACGGGCATACCCCCTGGACCCATGATTAGCAATTTCAACAAACTAGGCATACCCACGAGGGTCCAGGAAGGTAGCATATGGATAGCGAAGGACACCGTCGTAGCTAAGCCTGGGGACGTAATATCCCCAGAGCTGGCCGAACTTCTCTCGAAGCTAGGTCTAAAGCCCATCGAGAGCAAGTTACAGATAAAAACCATCTACCTCGATGGCAAAGTGGTATCCCCAAAGGACGTGGAGCTAGACGTAAGCCTCTGGAAGAACAGGCTGGTCTCCGCGCATACAGAAGCGTACAACTTAGCGTTCAACGCAGCTTTGCCACTACCGCAAGTGCTACCGCAGCTCATCGCCAAGGCTCACATTGAGGCGCTAGCGCTCGCGTCTAACGCGGCTTACCCGGCTAGAGAAGCGTTACCGCAGATCCTAGCCAAAGCAGAGGCTCAGGCCAAGGCCCTCTACGAGAGGCTTAAAGCCGTAAAACCCGAGCTTTAG
- the rtcA gene encoding RNA 3'-terminal phosphate cyclase, with product MIEIDGSMGEGGGQLLRYSIALSAIMNVPLRIYNIRAKRDPPGLRPQHLTALKFIAELVKGEAEGLRVGSTEVKFVPRLRRPAPGKYVADIGTAGSVTLLLQASLPVLLAAEGKVGLEVRGGTSVRWSPPYRYFENVLIPLISKFGAKISSKLLREGFYPEGGGAVYVETTPGYPLEPINLTAKSTPGPVEGASYVGNLPCHIAERQARSARERIESAGFNVGKVNVVCNQPATGRGSGIVLWARVGEGVVGSDALGERGKPAEDVGREAAERLLPILKAGAPVDPHASDNLVIYMSLARGESAILTTELTSHAETALELCRQITGATYTVERTGNGVLIKVKGVGYSP from the coding sequence ATGATAGAGATAGATGGCTCCATGGGGGAGGGGGGCGGGCAGCTACTCCGGTACAGCATAGCTCTCTCTGCGATAATGAATGTGCCGCTAAGGATATACAACATAAGGGCTAAAAGGGACCCGCCCGGCCTTAGGCCTCAACACCTAACGGCACTCAAGTTCATAGCCGAGCTTGTCAAAGGGGAGGCCGAAGGTCTAAGAGTTGGATCCACAGAGGTTAAGTTCGTGCCAAGGCTGAGAAGACCTGCACCAGGCAAGTACGTCGCCGATATAGGTACAGCTGGAAGCGTAACCCTTCTCCTGCAAGCCTCCCTACCTGTCCTACTGGCCGCTGAAGGCAAGGTAGGCCTAGAGGTGAGAGGGGGAACGTCGGTGAGGTGGAGCCCTCCCTACAGGTACTTCGAAAACGTACTCATCCCCTTGATCTCGAAGTTCGGAGCGAAGATCAGTAGCAAGTTGTTGCGCGAAGGCTTCTACCCAGAGGGTGGAGGCGCCGTTTACGTTGAGACTACGCCGGGCTACCCCCTTGAACCCATAAACCTCACCGCGAAGTCTACGCCCGGCCCTGTCGAAGGGGCATCTTACGTGGGGAACCTCCCGTGCCACATAGCTGAGAGACAGGCGCGGTCAGCGAGAGAACGCATAGAGAGTGCTGGCTTCAACGTGGGCAAGGTGAACGTGGTTTGCAACCAGCCAGCCACCGGTAGGGGGTCCGGGATAGTCCTATGGGCGAGAGTCGGCGAGGGGGTTGTAGGTTCGGACGCGCTGGGAGAGCGTGGAAAGCCGGCGGAGGACGTTGGACGCGAGGCTGCCGAGCGGCTCCTGCCCATCCTCAAAGCTGGAGCGCCGGTTGACCCTCACGCATCGGACAACCTAGTCATATACATGTCTCTAGCCAGGGGGGAGTCGGCGATACTCACCACCGAGCTGACGTCCCACGCGGAAACAGCTTTAGAGCTGTGCAGGCAGATAACAGGGGCTACCTACACCGTGGAAAGAACGGGCAACGGCGTTCTCATAAAGGTCAAGGGAGTAGGGTACTCGCCGTAG
- the alaS gene encoding alanine--tRNA ligase encodes MSKEDFVNLPFFVENGWIKRTCPVCGRTFWTLDPERKVCGDQPCEEYSFIGRSVGVKPESLSATRKMFIDFFEKRNHTPVKRYPVVARWREDVYLVGASIYDFQPWVTEGLVPPPANPLVISQPSIRLTDLDNVGKTGRHLTGFEMMAHHAFNIRDQRVYWANETVEYAFEVLTKVYGVKPEEITFIFDMWSGGGNAGEDYEVIVRGLEVATLVFMHYKTAEDGSLIPIENRIVDTGYGLERIYWLLTGHYNVYEAVFSGVIDRLRKLSGVEKPPDDLMYRLALKSGRLDFKKPLEALETLRNVSREVGISFEELQRVLEPNEALYALADHTRTIAWMLGDGVVPSNSGAGYLARLLIRRSLRLLRRLQLELPLSEIVLWQIQYWRNDFPEYLELQDEIRDIVDTEEERFEESVKRGEKVLGALLGELKSKGLRVVPAEEIVKLYESHGVPPELVKEKAESEGLEADITGFYSRLAEMRSRAQVQQKEALQLPLDPSRLKEFRPTRLLYYENEKLAEFEATVLGVLDGKYVVLDSTAFYPEGGGQLSDTGVLVYEGGECRVKYAFKVGDIVVHECEGNAPPVGARVKGVVDMERRLALMRHHTATHIVLGALRSVLGKHVWQAGAQKTPDYVRFDFTHHKAITPEQAKAIEALANRVVMEDRPVRKYLLNRTEAEKAFGFTLYQGGAVPQTTLRVVEIPGWDAEACGGTHCDRTGEIGLIKILGFEKIQDGVVRVVFKAGMPALEYVQGMGDKLKNLQEILDASYEGLEEKAKSLKSRIEALEKEVKKLREELLKGGVSVSPVATVQGVQVYVYFSDEYEPREAALAISRTRTSSVILAYNSKGNFALKVTDDLLDRLDAREIGRSVCESLRGKGGGVRDLYQGRIDETKSVDKVIVEALRQALERR; translated from the coding sequence ATGTCGAAGGAGGATTTCGTAAACTTGCCGTTCTTCGTTGAGAATGGATGGATAAAGAGAACCTGCCCGGTGTGCGGCAGAACTTTCTGGACGCTTGACCCAGAGAGGAAGGTCTGCGGCGATCAACCCTGCGAGGAGTACTCATTCATAGGGAGGAGCGTCGGCGTAAAGCCGGAATCCCTGAGTGCAACCAGAAAGATGTTCATCGACTTTTTTGAGAAGAGGAACCATACACCCGTGAAGCGCTACCCCGTAGTCGCCAGATGGAGGGAAGACGTGTACCTCGTGGGGGCCTCCATCTATGACTTCCAGCCATGGGTCACCGAGGGGCTTGTACCTCCACCGGCCAACCCCTTGGTCATCTCCCAGCCCAGCATAAGGCTCACCGACCTCGACAACGTGGGTAAGACCGGGCGGCACCTGACAGGCTTCGAGATGATGGCCCACCACGCCTTCAACATACGCGATCAGCGGGTCTACTGGGCTAACGAGACCGTGGAGTATGCCTTCGAAGTCCTAACGAAGGTTTACGGAGTGAAACCGGAGGAGATAACCTTCATCTTCGACATGTGGAGCGGTGGCGGGAACGCTGGGGAAGACTACGAGGTCATCGTGAGGGGGCTTGAAGTAGCCACGCTCGTGTTCATGCACTACAAGACCGCCGAGGACGGTAGCCTGATACCGATAGAGAACAGGATAGTGGATACCGGGTACGGCCTGGAGAGAATATACTGGTTGCTAACTGGTCACTACAACGTATACGAGGCTGTGTTTTCCGGGGTGATAGACAGGCTAAGGAAGCTCAGCGGCGTGGAGAAGCCTCCAGACGACCTGATGTACAGGCTAGCCTTGAAGAGCGGGAGGCTGGACTTCAAGAAGCCGCTCGAGGCCTTGGAGACACTGAGGAACGTTTCGAGGGAAGTGGGCATTTCCTTCGAAGAGCTACAAAGGGTGCTCGAGCCAAACGAAGCTCTGTATGCCCTCGCGGACCATACCCGCACCATCGCGTGGATGCTCGGCGACGGAGTAGTTCCATCCAACAGCGGTGCCGGATATCTCGCTAGGCTCCTCATAAGGAGGAGCCTCAGGCTTCTTCGCAGGCTCCAGCTGGAGCTACCACTCAGCGAGATAGTACTGTGGCAGATACAGTACTGGCGCAACGACTTCCCAGAGTACCTGGAGCTCCAGGACGAGATACGCGACATTGTCGACACAGAGGAGGAGCGGTTCGAGGAAAGCGTTAAGAGGGGCGAGAAGGTGCTCGGAGCATTGCTCGGCGAGCTGAAGTCGAAAGGGCTACGAGTCGTGCCAGCAGAGGAAATCGTAAAGCTGTACGAGTCCCACGGCGTACCCCCCGAGCTCGTAAAAGAAAAAGCTGAGTCTGAGGGACTGGAAGCGGACATCACAGGCTTCTACAGCAGGCTCGCGGAGATGAGAAGCAGGGCTCAGGTACAGCAGAAAGAAGCCCTACAGCTCCCCCTAGACCCCTCGCGCCTCAAGGAGTTCCGGCCTACCCGCCTCCTCTACTACGAGAACGAGAAGCTCGCGGAATTCGAAGCAACAGTTCTCGGAGTCCTGGACGGGAAGTACGTCGTCCTGGACTCCACGGCTTTCTACCCGGAGGGCGGCGGGCAGCTCTCGGATACCGGGGTTCTCGTTTACGAGGGAGGCGAGTGCAGGGTAAAGTACGCGTTTAAAGTCGGAGACATAGTGGTGCACGAGTGCGAGGGCAACGCTCCACCGGTAGGAGCGAGGGTGAAAGGAGTAGTGGACATGGAGAGAAGGCTCGCCCTGATGAGGCACCACACCGCTACACACATTGTGCTTGGAGCTCTGCGGTCAGTGCTCGGGAAGCACGTGTGGCAGGCGGGTGCGCAGAAAACGCCGGACTATGTTCGCTTCGACTTCACACATCACAAAGCTATTACGCCTGAGCAGGCTAAGGCCATAGAGGCTCTGGCGAACAGGGTGGTCATGGAGGATAGGCCCGTCAGGAAGTACCTCTTGAACAGGACGGAAGCTGAGAAAGCCTTCGGCTTTACCCTGTACCAAGGAGGCGCGGTCCCCCAGACGACGCTAAGAGTAGTGGAAATACCGGGCTGGGACGCCGAAGCCTGTGGCGGAACCCACTGCGATAGGACAGGGGAGATAGGGTTAATAAAGATCCTTGGCTTCGAGAAAATACAGGACGGCGTGGTTAGAGTGGTTTTCAAGGCCGGCATGCCGGCCTTGGAGTACGTGCAAGGAATGGGCGATAAGCTGAAGAACCTTCAGGAAATCCTAGACGCGAGCTATGAGGGTCTAGAGGAAAAGGCGAAGAGCCTGAAGAGCAGGATTGAAGCTCTCGAAAAGGAGGTGAAGAAGCTCAGGGAAGAGCTCCTCAAAGGAGGCGTCAGCGTAAGCCCCGTAGCAACGGTTCAGGGAGTGCAGGTCTACGTGTACTTCTCCGATGAGTACGAGCCACGGGAGGCCGCCCTCGCTATCTCTAGGACGCGTACGAGTAGCGTCATCCTTGCCTACAACTCGAAGGGAAACTTCGCGCTAAAAGTGACCGACGATCTCCTCGACAGACTAGACGCGAGGGAGATAGGGCGCTCGGTCTGCGAGTCGTTGCGCGGCAAGGGAGGAGGCGTGAGGGACCTCTACCAAGGAAGGATTGACGAGACAAAGTCCGTCGACAAAGTCATCGTAGAAGCTTTGAGGCAGGCGTTAGAGCGCCGATGA
- a CDS encoding 30S ribosomal protein S19, with translation MESTSKFTYRGYTLEELRQMPIEKLAEIMPARQRRSLLRVFKQGTSEEHLKLLEKIRRAAKLASEGKKQPVIKTHLRDFIILPEMVGLTIHVHNGKEFVPVEITPEKIGHYLGEFALTTKKVEHGEPGLKATRSSMFVALK, from the coding sequence TTGGAGAGTACTTCGAAGTTCACGTATCGCGGGTATACACTGGAAGAGCTACGCCAAATGCCGATAGAAAAGCTAGCCGAGATAATGCCGGCTAGGCAGAGGAGAAGCCTTCTCAGAGTCTTCAAACAAGGTACGAGCGAGGAGCACCTCAAGCTCCTAGAGAAGATTAGGCGGGCTGCTAAGCTCGCGAGCGAGGGGAAAAAGCAGCCAGTAATAAAGACTCACCTAAGGGACTTTATAATACTTCCGGAAATGGTCGGGCTAACAATACACGTTCACAACGGGAAGGAGTTTGTCCCCGTTGAAATTACGCCGGAAAAGATCGGGCACTACCTAGGGGAGTTCGCGCTTACGACGAAGAAGGTCGAGCATGGCGAGCCTGGGCTCAAGGCTACGCGTTCGTCCATGTTTGTCGCGCTTAAGTAG
- a CDS encoding 50S ribosomal protein L11: MKTFTFLVEGGKATAGPPIGPALGPLGLNVMQVVKRINELTADYAGMRVPVKVTVDVEKKTFEVEVGTPTTAALIIKELKVEKGAHQPSRENVGNLTLQQVIKIAKIKKKDMGASTLKAAVKTVAGTAQSMGVTIEGKPPKVFIEEVEKGLYDEEIRKHEGEAA, from the coding sequence CTGAAGACTTTTACCTTCCTTGTTGAAGGCGGGAAGGCAACGGCAGGTCCACCGATAGGTCCGGCTCTTGGACCGCTAGGGCTAAACGTGATGCAGGTTGTGAAGCGGATAAACGAGCTAACGGCCGACTACGCCGGCATGAGAGTACCGGTGAAGGTAACTGTCGACGTTGAGAAAAAGACCTTCGAGGTTGAAGTAGGTACACCGACTACCGCCGCGCTCATAATCAAGGAACTGAAAGTCGAGAAGGGTGCCCACCAGCCGTCCAGGGAAAACGTGGGCAACCTGACTTTGCAGCAAGTGATAAAAATCGCGAAAATCAAGAAGAAAGACATGGGGGCGTCAACCCTGAAAGCAGCCGTGAAGACAGTGGCTGGTACCGCGCAAAGCATGGGGGTAACGATTGAGGGGAAACCACCTAAAGTATTTATTGAGGAAGTGGAGAAGGGGTTGTACGACGAGGAGATAAGGAAGCACGAGGGTGAAGCTGCATGA